The following are from one region of the Falco cherrug isolate bFalChe1 chromosome 19, bFalChe1.pri, whole genome shotgun sequence genome:
- the FAIM2 gene encoding protein lifeguard 2 — translation MTQGKLSVNNKPPNSEGQGEKKDNATAPPAPPTYEEATAGEGMKSGVYPPPPSVPLHPSWAYVDPSTSPSYGGGGYPGDTEMLTTFSWDDRNVRRVFIRKVYAILMVQLLVTVVIVAFFTFCEPVKGYIQTHSAWYWASYAVFFVTYLILACCSGPRRYFPWNLILLSIFTLSMAYLTGMLSSYYNTKSVLLCLGITALVCLSVTIFSFQSKFDFTSYQGVLFVMLMVLFFGGIILAVILPYQYVPWLHAIYALLGAIIFTMFLALDTQMLMGNRRYSLNPEEYIFGALNIYLDIIYIFSFFLQFFGSSQE, via the exons ATGACCCAGGGGAAG CTCTCTGTGAACAACAAGCCCCCCAACtctgaggggcagggggagaagaaggacaatgccacagctccaccagctcCTCCGACCTATGAGGAGGCAACAGCAGGAGAAGGGATGAAGTCTGGTGTTTATCCTCCTCCCCCATCGGTCCCACTCCACCCCAGCTGGGCTTACGTTGACCCCA GCACGAGCCCAAGCTATGGCGGTGGCGGGTACCCAGGGGACACAGAGATGCTCACGACCTTCAGCTGGGATGACAGGAATGTGCGCAGAGTGTTCATCAGGAAG GTTTATGCCATCCTGATGGTCCAGCTCTTGGTCACTGTTGTTATTGTGGCCTTCTTCACCTTCTG TGAGCCGGTCAAGGGGTACATTCAGACGCACTCTGCCTGGTATTGGGCTTCCTA tgctgttttctttgtgacCTACTTGATTCTTGCCTGTTGCTCTGGACccag GAGGTATTTCCCATGGAATCTGATCCTGCTGAGCATCTTT ACACTCTCCATGGCTTATCTCACTGGGATGCTCTCCAG TTACTACAATACCAAGTCAGTCCTCCTGTGCCTGGGGATCACAGCCCTGGTGTGTCTGTCTGTCACCATCTTCAGCTTCCAGAGCAAG TTTGACTTCACCTCCTACCAGGGCGTCCTCTTCGTGATGCTCATGGTGCTCTTCTTTGGTGGCATCATCCTGGCTGTGATACTGCCCTACCAATAC GTCCCTTGGCTCCACGCGATCTATGCTCTGCTTGGTGCCATTATCTTTACTATG TTCCTGGCACTTGATACCCAGATGCTGATGGGGAATCGTCGGTACTCATTGAACCCAGAGGAATACATCTTTGGAGCCCTCAATATTTATCTGGACATCATCTAcatcttctcctttttcctccagttcttTGGCTCCAGCCAGGAATGA